One Setaria viridis chromosome 3, Setaria_viridis_v4.0, whole genome shotgun sequence DNA window includes the following coding sequences:
- the LOC117848359 gene encoding uncharacterized protein → MATDGEQQQQAPPAEEVVSVEMPAPEGWTKKFTPQRGGRSEIVFVSPTGEEIKNKRQLSQYLKAHPGGPAASEFDWGTGDTPRRSARISEKVKVFDSPEGEKIPKRSRNSTGRKGRQEKKEAPETEEAKDAEAGKDAAEEAPGEDAVKDTDVAMKPAEEVKEAPTETEGAENAVDKADAPAPAPAAEENKETEKPAESVVAPPAPLEEKKDAVEENKEDAKPAEAEAAAPAPASNPTEISAPAPAEPAAAAAPAPETKSDAAAAAAAPASGTKPDAAPVENSADKGASQESQPNAVNNGQLPPSAVKCT, encoded by the exons ATGGCGACGgacggcgagcagcagcagcaggcgccgccggcggaggaggtcgTGTCCGTCGAGATGCCCGCGCCCGAGGGCTGGACCAAGAAG TTTACTCCCCAGAGAGGGGGAAGATCTGAGATTGTTTTTGTTTCACCAACTGGAGAAGAAATTAAGAACAAGAGGCAACTAAGCCAGTACCTAAAGGCACACCCCGGAGGCCCTGCTGCTTCTGAGTTTGATTGGGGAACTG GTGACACCCCAAGACGTTCTGCTCGCATTAGTGAGAAAGTCAAGGTTTTTGATAGCCCAGAAGGTGAGAAGATCCCGAAACGCAGCAGGAACTCGACTGGCAGAAAGGGCAGGCAGGAGAAAAAGGAGGCCCCTGAAACTGAAGAAGCCAAAGATGCTGAAGCTGGCAAGGATGCAGCAGAGGAGGCCCCTGGTGAAGATGCAGTGAAGGACACTGATGTGGCGATGAAGCCTGCTGAAGAGGTGAAGGAGGCTCCTACTGAAACTGAAGGTGCAGAGAATGCTGTGGACAAGGCTGATGCTCCTgctccagcaccagcagcagaagAAAACAAGGAAACTGAGAAACCTGCTGAATCTGTTGTCGCTCCTCCCGCTccattggaggagaagaaaGACGCTGTTGAAGAGAACAAGGAAGATGCAAAGCCTGCTGAGGCTGAagctgctgctccagctccagcaaGCAACCCTACTGAGATCTCGGCCCCTGCTCCCGCCGagcctgctgcagctgctgctccagCGCCTGAAACCAAATCagatgctgccgctgccgccgccgctccagcaTCTGGAACCAAACCAGACGCCGCTCCAGTAGAGAACTCCGCTGACAAAGGCGCTAGCCAGGAGAGCCAGCCGAACGCCGTCAACAACGGCCAGCTGCCACCCTCCGCGGTGAAGTGCACCTGA
- the LOC117848925 gene encoding uncharacterized protein, translating to MVARMMRWPRPPPARDFRVRLVVRRAEGLPPPPAPLSPEGSPEAEAKVFVEVCWKGPKMSPLSSLRRAQRPPRNQTRKEALPAAGTAATPADVEDGAAAPAPTMVAVAWEEEFERDAALTAMSHREATAFQPWDISFSVVSESNKMSKNKLVLGTASLNLADYASAAEEEIEIILPLSATSGSTDLSPSLHLTLSLAELKVSPQSPGASQRSVVVAPLSPSSGDSVPSGKDEGSVIKVGLRNLKILRDLVSTRRFKKTNCDGTEEKYYVHSDGAEFSCDTDSLDDDLDDREQDDDLEGSTVRKSFSYGSLQTMNVGALLYAPRIDGDDEGWIHYSHRNSDASYHVEQVPSSTAEEHASIPVRRKRSILPVRWRKTKLPKAKGEPLLKPYGEEGGDDIDYDRRLLTPSDGSVSEGSNGSTNSMVSVFGDDDFVVGNWELKEVFSRDGHLKLSTQVFFASIDQRSERAAGESACTALVAVIADWFQANQDLMPIRSQFDNLIREGSLEWRKLCENETYRERFPDKHFDLETVLHAKIRPLTVAPSKSFIGFFHPEGTEDVSGFDFLDGAMSFDNIWDEISRAAECSTGKSTLYIVSWNDHFFVLKVDANAYYIIDTLGERLSEGCNQAYILKFDDNTTIHKVPAEKKEANPDSSGRLKDSSESSSTEQDSGTDTEECELVLKGKDACKEYIKSFLAAIPIRELQADIKKGLMASTPLHHRLQIEFHYTESCPAEMTMPAQFPTFEFCWPEPPSPTPAMEAVVTHPPPMEVAVTRAVAVV from the exons ATGGTGGCGAGGATGAtgcggtggccgcggccgccgccggcgcgggatTTCCGCGTCCGGCTGGTggtgcggcgggcggaggggctgccgccgccgccggcgcccctcTCGCCCGAGGGGTCACccgaggcggaggcgaaggTGTTTGTGGAGGTGTGCTGGAAGGGCCCGAAGATGTCGCCGCTGAGCTCGCTGCGGCGCGCCCAGCGGCCGCCCAGGAACCAGACGCGGAAGGAGGCGCTGCCGGCTGCCGGGACCGCGGCCACCCCGGCCGACGTCGaggatggcgccgccgcccctgcgcctacgatggtggcggtggcctGGGAGGAGGAGTTCGAGAGGGACGCGGCGCTCACGGCGATGTCGCACCGTGAGGCCACCGCGTTCCAACCCTGGGACATCTCCTTCTCCGTCGTCAGC GAATCGAATAAAATGTCAAAGAACAAACTTGTTCTAGGAACTGCTTCGCTGAACCTTGCAGATTACGCATCTGCTGCTGAAGAGGAAATTGAGATAATCCTACCATTGTCGGCGACTAGTGGTTCAACTGACTTGTCCCCATCACTTCAT CTGACTTTAAGCTTGGCAGAACTTAAAGTTTCTCCACAATCACCTGGTGCTTCACAGCGTTCTGTTGTTGTTGCCCCATTGTCACCTTCCTCTGGTGACTCTGTTCCTTCTGGAAAAGATGAGGGTTCTGTCATTAAAGTGGGCCTGAGAAATCTGAAAATCCTAAGAGATCTAGTGTCGACACGGAGGTTCAAAAAGACTAACTGTGATGGCACCGAGGAGAAGTACTATGTTCATAGTGATGGTGCGGAGTTTTCTTGTGATACTGACTCCCTCGATGATGATCTGGATGACAGAGAGCAGGATGATGACTTGGAGGGTTCAACTGTCAGGAAATCCTTCAGCTATGGCTCACTTCAGACTATGAATGTTGGTGCCCTGCTTTATGCACCTAGGATTGATGGAGATGATGAGGGTTGGATACATTACAGTCACCGAAATTCTGATGCTAGTTATCATGTTGAGCAAGTGCCATCCTCCACTGCTGAGGAGCATGCTTCCATCCCTGTACGGCGAAAGAGGAGCATACTTCCAGTTCGATGGAGAAAGACAAAATTGCCAAAGGCCAAAGGGGAGCCTCTGTTGAAGCCATACGGAGAAGAGGGTGGTGATGATATTGACTATGATCGTCGGCTGTTGACCCCTTCTGATGGATCTGTTTCAGAG GGATCAAATGGCTCTACTAATAGTATGGTGTCAGTATTTGGTGATGACGATTTTGTTGTGGGGAACTGGGAGTTGAAGGAAGTATTTAGTCGTGATGGCCACTTGAAGCTTTCTACCCAGGTCTTCTTTGCATCAATTGACCAGAGAAGTGAACGAGCTGCGGGGGAGAGTGCCTGCACAGCACTTGTGGCTGTTATTGCAGACTGGTTCCAAGCAAACCAGGACCTGATGCCAATCAGATCACAGTTCGACAACCTCATCCGAGAAGGATCTCTAGAATGGAGGAAACTCTGCGAGAATGAGACCTACAGAGAGCGCTTTCCAGACAAGCACTTTGACCTTGAAACAGTCCTGCATGCAAAGATCCGCCCACTGACAGTTGCTCCCAGCAAGTCGTTCATTGGGTTCTTCCATCCTGAAGGTACTGAGGATGTAAGTGGATTCGATTTCCTTGATGGTGCTATGTCATTTGATAACATCTGGGATGAGATAAGCCGAGCAGCGGAGTGCTCCACTGGAAAATCTACCCTATACATTGTCAGTTGGAATGACCACTTTTTTGTCCTAAAGGTTGACGCCAATGCTTATTACATCATTGATACACTTGGTGAGAGGCTATCTGAAGGTTGCAACCAAGCATACATCTTGAAGTTTGATGACAACACTACGATTCATAAAGTACCGGCTGAAAAGAAGGAAGCTAATCCTGATTCCAGTGGACGCCTCAAGGATTCCTCAGAGAGCTCCTCAACTGAGCAGGACAGTGGAACTGACACAGAAGAGTGTGAGCTCGTGTTGAAGGGCAAGGATGCCTGCAAGGAGTACATCAAAAGCTTCTTGGCTGCCATCCCGATACGTGAGCTgcaggctgacatcaagaaggGTCTCATGGCATCAACTCCACTGCACCACCGCCTCCAGATCGAGTTCCATTACACAGAATCATGCCCTGCCGAAATGACCATGCCTGCTCAATTCCCCACTTTTGAGTTCTGTTGGCCTGAGCCACCATCACCAACACCTGCCATGGAGGCCGTGGTAACCCATCCACCACCCATGGAGGTTGCAGTAACCCGTGCTGTTGCCGTTGTATAG
- the LOC117848360 gene encoding RING-H2 finger protein ATL70, with translation MMVEPEAAFAVLSVLGVVTVAVLLRACSRRAAPAPPRRREEAGRRRRRTVDAFFVGGVAGVEAGLDDAALKALPKVIYGDADEEAADQAGKKANTAACCAVCLGEYAGGDVLRVLPPCAHAFHQRCVDRWLRLHPTCPVCRSPPVRNPAATPPAAPTQR, from the coding sequence ATGATGGTGGAGCCGGAGGCCGCCTTCGCCGTCCTCAGCGTCCTGGGCGTGGTCACCGTCGCCGTCCTGCTCCGCGCGTgctcccgccgcgccgcgccggcgcctccgcgccggagggaggaggcagggcgccgccgccgccgcacggtcGACGCCTTCTTCGtgggcggcgtggcgggcgtcgaggcggggctcgacGACGCCGCGCTGAAGGCGCTGCCCAAGGTCATCtacggcgacgccgacgaggaaGCTGCTGATCAGGCGGGGAAGAAGGCGAACACCGCGGCGTGCTGCGCGGTGTGCCTGGGCGAgtacgccggcggcgacgtgcTACGCGTGCTGCCTCCATGCGCGCACGCCTTCCACCAGCGCTGCGTCGACCGCTGGCTGCGGCTGCACCCGACGTGCCCCGtttgccgctcgccgccggtgcgcaacccggccgcgacgccgccggccgcgcccacaCAGAGGTAG